A single window of Falco peregrinus isolate bFalPer1 chromosome 11, bFalPer1.pri, whole genome shotgun sequence DNA harbors:
- the MIA3 gene encoding transport and Golgi organization protein 1 homolog isoform X3, producing MAAAPLPDHRLLLALLLLLPLLLSPSPPALCAAAGPDLGRRFAERKRCADPECSMLMCRGKAMQDFKGPDCRFVNFKKGEAVYVYYKLIGKSTELWAGSVGSDFGYFPKDLLEINHNYSNEELELPTDETDFVCFDGGRDDFDNYNVDELLKSLQETTANEGDTESNDPQTKPAEGIEGDEEIEQVDEVKSLNALETDNLELSTEEKEAPAMTEEVDSSLTEGTENTGGDSSVNSHEENSQGDQIAHEHLKGMLHGKLKGLESENTKNTSVPQGETSQLDDEDEEVNAYTLLNRELSVNLKTKFGSTADAVVSDDEVTRLVTSLEDDFNEDLSINAHDAEEEPDFTDQSEEIPLLSFMAEEEITSPVDSEDDENDDIESQSHEPDEHAKGATELNNQRDNEEEPDSDALILKDAFSKSKKSGDSISVDRSESKQTKEKQDEVMLINKREAPATTQPEVLFKEHLRKEPVGTGDLGSKEQTNKTEQFEEQLMADGTETSTEELKSKAVPDPRVLPSPGDDLESKSFVKSKQDALNPSIGNSNKSPEGVPFARIEKDEKKFEDDTLEEVLENDFKHRKRWEKAKKGRAENKPVDVPAKPVEDAKNASQSDLGDTDLLKEKLEHGMTTVEKEPLRHEEDLKQTGETDDENQKTASLNKEPEIKWRNMKETPAGEGDASRRGAVEQPRPWENETEYSEVDVKEELSRNLGKMTVFEESIEKSSPEEKSRSTTQNTKTEYLTLQRTTHTEDRDSDRNLGTNLAKERTPRPELQSEEPDAKDDPDLKPVEEELLEDENAASAKLLQARAANVQGGTLNVKSTNPDLEVPSEAVSGTANPIYETGEEINTISKEAKKTVSMQDASQTGNKEADVPESEGAELDEMEHVMKDDNESSEAEEPLAAEQHKFQFPDIEDNNDFNQREDHLPEDFSQKDSKEVQNLVHTRNDHQQSVHFSSPADSSAATDDTVTDFSESVKQLTIMRDFLDEKRVIRLQKYLGRQHVVRVEAMFHDMKVEMELARKASHNNEDTEKALDQILEFSESSIMDVVGKVLDSRVAENKEEVVKEMDLYDEESALMDDIQELIYSLRSKYSSASDSVPLASIPEQEDDLLHFQDGAKEAEYYRVSIRNPNAMDESNREFQQLEDKRPEQPVEEKEERAVNVPPVHEEANFSDSREAEEDYDIERGSLLEDTSFGSVDSRQSAREDTAAGPEAAAGGAGRTAGRGAEAGASSRGALGPARELLRRLVATLPEEIRPGPDFHGLPWEPIIITALVGIATLAIIFWRTCLSVKSRIYQVTEKQLAEKIKNLLQEKTEILEKMSEYDQKIKEAKESVKVAREQQDVLSDETTGLKDTVKGLEEANRQLDDKVKNLHTMLEAERKKNEKKQNKISETQKSLAKLQEAISVHSVELSEVQIALNEAKLSEEKVKSELHHVQEENARLKKSKEQLLKEAEGWSERHAELTEQIKLYQKSQKDLEEALAYKENEIEVLTNCIMQLKQLDMDSASEAEKDGEGCKWASGDDLANGELPDNESEKMKSQIKQMMDVSRVKTMLSIVEEDRNLLQSKLSDEVTARHELEEQIKKLEHDSCLLQSAKARLENDCKTLQQKVEILGELYQQKEMALQKKLTQEEYERQEKEQKLSAADEKAVLAIEEVKVYKQRIQDMEEELQKTERSYKNQIAAHEKKAHDNWLIARSAERALAEEKREAANLRQKLIEVNQKIVMLQRPLIVKPTPGRPDRPVPPRRGPLSRDGSFGPSPVSGGNPSPTQMIEVPARPLSAPRREGSRGEFGSVVDGPPVPRRPPELPGRMSVPDLGPAVASLISSRPRTSSPSTGMDGVHPSPKESEALCVTTDSPSSVEPATANASPKGPPSFPAGTPIMTSPVMGPPPPPPVRYGPPPAPLRGHFGPRPLPVPLVRGAPLPPPAARDFLPGPPLGMRDLPPGPLPPPPDPRGYGRGHPPFRPLGPPGPRDYPPGPRLPPPGPRDYTPPSNRDLPPSGPRDYPAGPPPPGAKDYAQPPAQKP from the exons gaaacagattttgtttgctttgatgGCGGAAGGGATGATTTTGATAATTACAATGTGGATGAGCTTTTGAAGTCGTTGCAAGAGACGACAGCAAATGAAGGGGACACTGAATCAAATGATCCACAGACAAAACCAGCTGAAGGAATTGAAGGGGATGAGGAGATTGAACAGGTTGATGAAGTGAAGTCCCTTAATGCTTTGGAGACAGACAATCTTGAGCtaagcacagaggaaaaggaggcCCCCGCCATGACAGAGGAAGTGGACAGTTCTCTTACAGAAGGAACTGAAAATACTGGGGGAGACTCCAGTGTCAATAGTCACGAAGAAAACTCTCAGGGAGATCAAATTGCACATGAGCACTTGAAAGGAATGCTACATGGGAAACTAAAAGGGCTAGAAAGTGAAAATACCAAAAACACTAGTGTTCCTCAGGGTGAAACCAGTCAACTTGATGACGAGGATGAAGAAGTCAATGCCTATACACTTTTAAACAGAGAGCTCTCTGTgaacttgaaaacaaaatttggcTCAACTGCTGATGCTGTTGTATCAGATGATGAAGTGACTCGACTTGTTACATCGCTGGAAGATGATTTTAATGAAGACTTGAGCATTAATGCTCATGATGCAGAGGAGGAACCAGACTTTACAGATCAGTCTGAAGAAATCCCTCTGCTGTCTTTTAtggcagaggaagaaattacATCCCCAGTGGATTCAGAAGATGATGAAAACGATGACATTGAGTCACAAAGTCATGAACCCGATGAACATGCAAAGGGTGCTACAGAGCTAAATAACCAAAGAGATAATGAGGAAGAACCTGATTCAGATGCATTAATTCTTAAGGATGCCTTCAGTAAGAGCAAGAAGTCAGGTGACAGTATAAGTGTGGACAGGTCCGaatctaaacaaacaaaagagaaacaagatgAGGTAATGCTCATTAATAAAAGAGAAGCACCAGCAACAACTCAACCTGAGGTTCTCTTCAAAGAACACCTTAGGAAGGAACCTGTAGGTACAGGTGATCTGGGttcaaaagaacaaacaaacaaaactgaacagtTTGAAGAGCAGCTCATGGCTGATGGAACTGAGACAAGTACTGAAGAGCTGAAAAGTAAAGCTGTGCCTGATCCTCGTGTTTTGCCTAGTCCAGGAGATGATCTGGAGTCCAAATCATTTgttaaaagcaagcaagatgCTTTAAACCCATCCATTGGCAATAGCAACAAAAGTCCAGAAGGAGTGCCGTTTGCTCGAAtagagaaagatgagaaaaagttTGAGGATGATACCTTGGAAGAGGTCTTGGAAAATGATTTCAAGCACAGAAAACGAtgggagaaagcaaagaaggGAAGAGCTGAGAACAAGCCTGTTGATGTTCCAGCCAAACCAGTGGAAGATGCAAAAAATGCATCTCAAAGTGACTTAGGAGATACTGACctattgaaagaaaaactggagCATGGAATGACCACTGTGGAGAAAGAGCCTCTAAGACATGAAGAAGATTTGAAACAAACAGGGGAGACTGATGATGAAAATCAAAAAACTGCCTCTCTTAACAAAgaacctgaaataaaatggagaaacaTGAAAGAAACCCCTGCAGGGGAGGGAGACGCAAGCCGTAGAGGAGCTGTCGAGCAACCTAGGCCATGGGAAAATGAGACTGAGTATTCGGAGGTAGATGTGAAAGAAGAGCTTTCAAGAAATCTTGGCAAGATGACAGTATTTGAAGAAAGCATCGAGAAAAGTTCCCctgaagaaaaatcaagaagcACTACACAGAATACTAAGACAGAGTATCTTACTCTGCAAAGAACTACTCATACTGAGGATAGAGATTCAGACAGAAATCTTGGCACAAATTTAGCTAAAGAAAGAACACCAAGACCAGAATTGCAATCTGAAGAGCCAGATGCTAAAGACGATCCTGACCTGAAACCAGTAGAAGAAGAGCTACTGGAAGATGAGAATGCTGCAAGTGCAAAGCTGTTGCAAGCAAGGGCTGCAAATGTACAAGGTGGCACACTAAACGTTAAAAGTACAAATCCTGATTTAGAAGTACCAAGTGAAGCTGTTTCGGGAACTGCAAACCCTATTTATGAaacaggagaggaaataaaCACAATTTCTAAGGAGGCTAAAAAAACAGTCAGCATGCAAGATGCAAGCCAGACTGGGAACAAAGAGGCTGACGTACCAGAGAGTGAAGGTGCTGAATTGGATGAGATGGAACATGTCATGAAAGATGATAATGAGTCTTCTGAAGCTGAGGAGCCATTAGCTGCAGAACAGCATAAATTCCAATTTCCTGATATAGAAGACAACAATGACTTTAACCAAAGGGAAGATCATCTTCCAGAGGACTTTTCACAGAAAGACTCAAAAGAGGTACAAAATTTAGTGCATACAAGAAATGACCACCAGCAGTCTGTACAtttctccagccctgctgacagctcagcagccacagatgacacTGTAACAGACTTCAGCGAGTCTGTGAAGCAGCTCACAATAATGAGAGACTTTCTTGATGAAAAGCGTGTAATACGTCTGCAAAAGTACCTTGGACGTCAACATGTGGTTAGGGTGGAAGCCATGTTCCACGACATGAAGGTAGAGATGGAGCTTGCTCGGAAGGCAAGCCATAATaatgaagatacagaaaaagctTTGGACCAGATACTTGAGTTTTCAGAATCAAGCATTATGGATGTTGTAGGAAAAGTTCTGGATTCCAGAGtggcagaaaataaagaggAGGTGGTGAAAGAGATGGATTTGTATGATGAGGAGAGTGCGCTGATGGATGATATTCAAGAGCTAATATATTCTTTAAGGAGTAAATATTCATCTGCTAGTGACAGTGTTCCACTTGCATCCATTCCAGAACAGGAGGATGATCTGCTGCACTTTCAAG ATGGTGCAAAAGAAGCTGAATATTACAGAGTTTCCATCAGAAACCCCAATGCCATGGATGAGAGCAATCGAGAATTTCAGCAGCTTGAAGACAAGAGGCCTGAACAGCCTGttgaggagaaggaggagagggcTGTTAATGTTCCACCTGTGCATGAGGAGGCAAACTTCTCAGATAGTAGAGAAGCTGAAGAAGACTATGATATTGAAAGAGGATCACTGCTGGAAGATACTTCCTTTGGGTCAGTTGATTCAAGACAGAGTGCCAGGGAAGATACAGCTGCAG gccccgaggcggcggcggggggcgccgggcgaACGGCGGGACGCGGGGCGGAGGCCGGCGCCTCCTCACGGGGAGCCCTGGGCCCGGCGCGGGAGCTGCTGCGGCGG TTGGTTGCTACCCTGCCTGAGGAAATTCGTCCTGGGCCTGATTTCCATGGACTTCCATGGGAGCCTATTATTATCACTGCCTTAGTGGGAATTGCCACGCTTGCTATAATTTTCTGGAGAACCTGCCTTTCA GTAAAGAGTAGAATATATCAAG tgACTGAAAAGCAACttgctgaaaaaattaaaaaccttctgcaagaaaaaacagaaatcttaGAAAAGATGTCAGAATATGATCAAAAG ataaaggaagcaaaggaaTCTGTGAAAGTGGCCCGAGAACAACAAGATGTTCTCTCTGATGAAACTACAGGGCTTAAG gaCACTGTCAAAGGGTTGGAAGAAGCAAATCGTCAGCTAGATGACAAAGTAAAAAATCTGCACACAATGCTTGAAGcggagaggaaaaagaatgagaagaaacagaacaag ATCTCTGAAACTCAGAAGTCCCTGGCGAAACTTCAAGAGGCTATCAGTGTGCATTCTGTAGAGCTTTCAGag GTGCAGATTGCTCTTAATGAAGCTAAACTAAGTGAAGAAAAGGTGAAATCTGAGCTTCATCATGTGCAGGAAGAGAATGCCAGACTGAAAAAGAGTAAGGAGCAA CTGCTAAAGGAAGCTGAAGGTTGGAGTGAGAGGCATGCTGAACTCACTGAGCAGATCAAACTGTATCAGAAATCTCAGAAGGACTTAGAAGAAGCACTTGCCTACAAGGAAAATGAGATTGAA GTTTTAACTAACTGCATTATGCAGCTGAAGCAGCTCGACATGGATTCAGCATCTGAGGCCGAGAAGGATGGCGAAGGGTGCAAATGGGCTTCAGGAGACGATCTGGCCAACGGCGAGTTGCCAG atAATGAGAGTGAGAAGATGAAGTCTCAGATTAAGCAGATGATGGATGTCTCCAGG GTAAAAACTATGTTATCCATAGTTGAAGAAGACAGAAATCTTCTGCAATCCAAACTGAGTGATGAAGTAACAGCAAGACATGAGCTGGAAG agcaaataaaaaaattagaacatGACTCGTGTTTGCTCCAGTCAGCCAAAGCTCGACTGGAAAATGATTGCAAAACATTACAGCAGAAAGTGGAGATTCTTGGTGAACTGTACCAGCAGAAGGAGATGGCACTCCAGAA AAAGCTAACCCAGGAAGAGTATGAGCGTcaggagaaggagcagaaatTGTCTGCTGCAGATGAAAAAGCAGTGCTGGCCATCGAGGAAGTGAAAGTTTACAA GCAGAGGATCCAAGATATGGAAGAAGAATTGCAAAAAACAGAGAGATCTTACAAAAACCAG attGCTGCTCATGAGAAGAAGGCACATGACAATTGG CTTATTGCCCGCTCTGCCGAGAGAGCTctggctgaagaaaaaagagaagcagccaACCTGAGACAAAA attaataGAAGTAAACCAAAAAATTGTCATGCTTCAAAGACCATTGATTGTAAAGCCAACTCCAGGCAGACCTGATCGCCCAGTCCCACCACGACGAG GGCCCTTAAGCAGAGATGGCTCTTTTGGCCCGTCACCTGTGAGTGGAGGAAATCCATCACCCACCCAGATGATAGAAGTTCCTGCTCGGCCCCTTTCTGCTCCTCGGAGGGAAGGCTCGAGGGGTGAATTCG GTTCCGTGGTAGATGGGCCCCCTGTTCCACGAAGGCCACCGGAGTTACCTGGAAGGATGTCTGTACCTG ATCTTGGGCCTGCTGTAGCATCCCTTATCAGCAGCAGGCCAAGAACCTCCTCCCCTTCCACAGGAATGGATGGAGTG cacCCCTCTCCCAAAGAGTCTGAAGCCCTCTGTGTAACTACTGATTCACCTTCATCTGTTGAACCAGCTACA GCTAATGCTAGTCCCAAAGGTCCACCGTCTTTCCCGGCCGGGACACCCATCATGACCTCCCCGGTGATGGGACCTCCGCCTCCGCCGCCTGTTCGCTACGGACCACCGCCAGCCCCTCTCCGTGGGCACTTTGGGCCTCGACCTCTCCCCGTGCCCCTAG ttCGTGGTGCTCCTTTGCCACCTCCAGCTGCGAGAGATTTCTTACCTGGCCCACCCTTAGGAATGAGAGATCTGCCTCCTGGCCCGCTACCGCCGCCTCCAGATCCCAGAGGCTATGGACGTGGGCACCCGCCTTTTCGACCCCTCGGTCCTCCTGGCCCAAGAGATTATCCTCCAGGCCCGCGGCTACCCCCGCCTGGCCCGAGAGACTATACGCCGCCTTCTAACAGAGACTTGCCTCCATCGGGACCCAGGGACTACCCtgcgggcccgccgccgccaggcGCAAAGGATTACGCACAGCCTCCAGCCCAGAAACCCTAA